From Bacteroidota bacterium:
GTTACTAAATGAAAAAGTCCCGCCATTTGGCGGGACTTTTCAGGTAAATTATAAATGAATATAATTATGCTAATCTTACGTTAACAGCATTTAATCCTTTTTTACCTTCCTGGACTTCAAAAACTACTTCGTCATTCTGACGAATTTCATCTTTCAATCCTGATACGTGAACAAAGAGTTCTTCTTCTGATCCGTGTACCTTTATGAATCCAAATCCTTTGGTTTCATTAAAAAACTTTACAGTTCCATTTTTCATTGTGATATAATATTGATTTTTAAATTGTTTCCGCAAAGGTAGGTAATTAAATCGGATTGCAAGTATTTATCTGAATTATTTCCGTTAGCCTCAAAACCCTTGTTTAAAGAGCGTTTCAGAGCTTTCTGGAACCTGGACGAAGGGGATTATTCAACATTGAATTAGGTTATCCGCTTTATTGTCGTACCTTTGTGCCTGTAGAAGCTGTATTTATAGCTGTTTTGTACCCGTCCGAATTACACCTCAGTTAAATTTACATTCCTTTAAAGAAAATAAAATTCAGTAAAGAGCATTTAAGAACCAAAGCGGTTTCTTACGTGGCTTCAAAACATATATTTAATACAAAACAATTTTATGACGTTTGAAAATTTAAATTTAATTGAGCCTATTTCCCGGGCTTTGAAAACAAAGGGATATGTGAATCCAACACCTATACAAGAGAAAGCCATACCCCAGATCTTACAGGGACATGATGTATTTGGCTGCGCGCAAACAGGTACAGGAAAAACGGCGGCATTCGCGTTACCAATCCTGCAAATGCTGCATGAGCATAGTTTGAAAGAAAAGAAACAGGGAATAAAAGCCCTTATACTTGCTCCGACACGTGAACTGGCCATACAGATAGATGAAAGTTTTACCGATTATGGCAAAGGCCTTTCGATAAATCACACTGTTATATTCGGAGGCGTATCACAACATAATCAGACCAATGCTTTGCGCAGAGGTGTTGATATTGTTATCGCGACCCCGGGCAGGCTGCTTGACCTCATGCACCAGGGACATGTAAGACTTAATAATATTGAGTTCTTTGTTCTTGATGAAGTAGACCGCATGCTGGACATGGGTTTTATAAATGATATTAAAAAGATCATCGCGAAGATCCCTGCGAAGCGGCAAACCATTTTTTTATCGGCAACAATACCGAATGAGATCAGGAAACTGGCAGACAGTTTGCTTCAGAATCCGATTAAAGTGGAGGTTGCGGCTGTTTCGGCACCTGCTGAAATGGTTACACAAGCGGTTTACTACGTTGAAAAGGCTGATAAAAGAGCTTTACTGCAACAGGTATTAAAAGACGAAGAAATTGATCACGCACTTGTATTTACACGCACCAAACACGGGGCGGATAAAGTAGTAAAGGACCTGAACAAAAATGGCATAAGGGCTGAAGCTATTCACGGAAACAAATCACAGAACGCGAGACAGAAAGCGCTGATCGGTTTCAAGAACCGCACGATACGCATTTTAGTTGCTACTGATATTGCCTCAAGAGGTATTGATGTGGATAAACTGACGCATGTGATTAATTACGAACTTCCCGAAGTGCCTGAAACCTATGTTCACCGTA
This genomic window contains:
- a CDS encoding cold shock domain-containing protein — protein: MKNGTVKFFNETKGFGFIKVHGSEEELFVHVSGLKDEIRQNDEVVFEVQEGKKGLNAVNVRLA
- a CDS encoding DEAD/DEAH box helicase, encoding MTFENLNLIEPISRALKTKGYVNPTPIQEKAIPQILQGHDVFGCAQTGTGKTAAFALPILQMLHEHSLKEKKQGIKALILAPTRELAIQIDESFTDYGKGLSINHTVIFGGVSQHNQTNALRRGVDIVIATPGRLLDLMHQGHVRLNNIEFFVLDEVDRMLDMGFINDIKKIIAKIPAKRQTIFLSATIPNEIRKLADSLLQNPIKVEVAAVSAPAEMVTQAVYYVEKADKRALLQQVLKDEEIDHALVFTRTKHGADKVVKDLNKNGIRAEAIHGNKSQNARQKALIGFKNRTIRILVATDIASRGIDVDKLTHVINYELPEVPETYVHRIGRTGRAGEAGTALSFCASEEMDYLKDINKLLKKNIALVSTHATPTISKGGNGNKPAANSGKKNFRRRSY